In Paenibacillus sonchi, the genomic stretch GAATACAGCTCGATTTTGCCGGAGGGCGTCGGCAGGTTGTCCAGATAATCCGCTTGCGGCGACATATCGAGCTTCACGAACCGCTCGGCTGTCAGCCGCTCCAGCGTTACCCCGTTCAGATAAGGGTTGCGCGGATAATCCAGCGCCTGACGGATCATATCATATGGGGACTCGCTGAACGCCTCCGCATCAAAGCCCATCGCCTGGCCAAGCAGCGAGAAGACCTCCACATTGCTCTTGCATTCCCCGGGCGCATCCAGCACAGGCTCCTGAAGCTGAATATAGTGATGCCAGTAGGAAGTATACAGATCCACATTCTCAAACGTGGATGTTGCCGGCAGCACGATGTCGGCATAGAGAGCCGTGTCGGTCATGAACAGATCATGCACAACCGTGAACAAATCCTCACGGGCAAATCCCTTGCGTACCCGCTCCGCATCGGGCGCTACCACCACAGGATTGCTGCAGTAGACGAACATCCCCATCACCGGCTGCTCCTTCAGCTCCAGCGCTTCACCGATCCGGTTCATATTGATCGTGCGTGTCCGGCGGTTCGGGCGCAGGTCAGGACGGGTCAGCGCCCGGTCATTCGTGGAGCTATAGCCGCCGTTCCCCTTGATCGCCCCGCCGCCGGTCTTCAGCCATGCACCGGTAAGTGCCGGAAGACAGGCGATCGTGCGCACATTCATGCCGCCGTTATCGTGATGCTGGAGGCCGTTGCCGATGTGGATATGCGAAACCTTGGCCTCCCCATACAGCTTGGCCAGCTTCTCGATATCCGCTGCCGCAATGCCTGTGATCTCCGCGACCCGCTCGGGCGGGTAGGCGAGCACATGGCCGCGTAATGCCTCATGGCCGGTTGTATAACGTTCAAGAAAAGCGTCATCCGTCATTCCGTCACGGAACAGAATATGCATCAGCCCGAGCGCGAGCGCTGTATCCGTGCCGGGGTAGAGCGGCAGGAACCAGTCCGCCCACTGGGCCGTGCGGTTGCGGTGCACATCGATTACAACCACCTTCGCCCCCCGTTTGCGGGCCTGCTCGGCATAGACAACCTGATGCATGCTCGTGCTGACAATATTGCCGCCCCAGACGATGATCAGGTCGGCGTTCACCGTATCCTCAGGGCTGGTCCCGCCGTTGAAGCCCATTGTATATTTCCAGCCTGCGCTGCCGGCAGCGTTGCAGATGCTCTGCTCCAAACGGCTTGCACCAAGCGCATTAAAAAACCGCCGGTCCATCCCGTCAACGCTGAGCACCCCCATATTTCCGTAGAAGCTGTAGGGAAGGATGCTCTCCGGCCCGTAATCCGCCGACAGCTCCTTAAAACGCCC encodes the following:
- a CDS encoding molybdopterin-dependent oxidoreductase, with protein sequence MSYSGDGVFPAVCPLDCPDTCGLLVHKQNGKIIKVEGNPEHPVTKGAICNKVRHMAERVHHPERLLQPLRRTGPKGSGSFTPISWEEAIGEIVGRFKELSADYGPESILPYSFYGNMGVLSVDGMDRRFFNALGASRLEQSICNAAGSAGWKYTMGFNGGTSPEDTVNADLIIVWGGNIVSTSMHQVVYAEQARKRGAKVVVIDVHRNRTAQWADWFLPLYPGTDTALALGLMHILFRDGMTDDAFLERYTTGHEALRGHVLAYPPERVAEITGIAAADIEKLAKLYGEAKVSHIHIGNGLQHHDNGGMNVRTIACLPALTGAWLKTGGGAIKGNGGYSSTNDRALTRPDLRPNRRTRTINMNRIGEALELKEQPVMGMFVYCSNPVVVAPDAERVRKGFAREDLFTVVHDLFMTDTALYADIVLPATSTFENVDLYTSYWHHYIQLQEPVLDAPGECKSNVEVFSLLGQAMGFDAEAFSESPYDMIRQALDYPRNPYLNGVTLERLTAERFVKLDMSPQADYLDNLPTPSGKIELYSKAMELAGLPPLPTYTPLKEGYDGQQRPQPGTAYPLMFVSPPNHNFLNSTFSNVEKHQRMEKRPTLQIHPEDAAVRGIGEGDGLTVYNGRGSIELWAMVTDKMLPGTVISQGLWWEGKGHKQRVNVLTPDRLADMGNGATFFSTTVEVKRRGEAQSNGESVGFK